The Brienomyrus brachyistius isolate T26 chromosome 7, BBRACH_0.4, whole genome shotgun sequence DNA segment GACCTTTTAAGTTACTCTTGCACCTGTTTTTTGCTTCTAATCATGCCTGTACATATGCATATTTAGAATGCATCTACCTAAAAATGAACAGGGTTGCACACGATTGCATCAGTACTTTCACGTGTCCTCTATGTTCAATTTAATAAGAACTCATGCCTTTAGGTaaagtttgttttctttttctgaCTAGTATTTCTTGGAACTGGCTGAGTCACATGGTTGTTTTATACATCACATGCTATGTTTTCACACTTTGGTTTGAAACTATTATAGACTGGGAGAGATGGTTaccacatttttacttttttcgtGTTCCCTTTTCTGAAATATTGTATTTGAAGCATTGTATTTGCCGGAAATGTCTTATagtattttacatttttctttCATGCAAATAATTTCATTTGTATAAAAGTCATTAGTAGGCTATATATAAAGCATCTTGCttgatacaatgacaagtcattcaTTTATAACATGGGATTTTTTTAACCAttcatttcttttatttttttctctattGGTAGTTTTGCCAGTATTAATGGTGTTACATTTCTgctgctatatatatacatatatatatatatatatatatatatatatatatgtgtgtgtgtgtgtgtgtgtgtgtgtatatgtatatatatgtatatatatatataaaaaaaaaaaatttaaaaaaaagggcATAAATGTAACTGCAAAAATGTAGGTGCAAAAATGAATGGCTCGTCTTTCAGGAGATCACTGTGTAACAGACTGGGTTCTTTGTCTGGTGTTAACGCAATACAGTTTTTCGTTGTTCTGACATGTCTTTATGCTGTCTGAGCTACGGTTTGCACAACTCTACTTCTTCACAACAGCGGCTACAGAGCAGTTAACGTTTGTAGCTATTTTAGAGCTACCCATGCTTGATTCACCAAAAAGACGAGTGGAGCTCTAACGGATGTCAAACACAGTCACTTAAAGCTGAGCCTCCTGACAGGGTTTCTATTCAGTTGTGAAGTCTCCTTCTCTCTATGTCAGTTTTTCATGCATATAAATAGTTCAGTTGGGTGTTACCTCCCGAGCAATGTCTGCTTACAGTGCGATATATTTGAAATGTATATCAAGTTTTTGCTTTGCGAGGTATTGTGACGGCATATAATTTTTCTCTGTTTTTGTTACACTTCCTCAAAATTTTATACAAGAACAGTATTTAGTGAACATATACCTCTGTTTTACCCCTTTACAATCATAACAATAACTGGTGAACATTTAATCAGTTATGACAATCAACCAGTCAAAATCAAGTGTGGTATCTGATCTAGTACAGGAGCAATTTAACTTGTACCCAGTCACTACAGATCTTTAGTATGCTGAACTTCATGCTTAGAATAGCTAGCTGCCAGGGACAGTGAACTTCAAAGGCAAATTAGATtctaacagacaaaccatgCTGGCTTCTCAGGTCAATATTCTGGGGTAAGAAATTATGAAGACAGCAGATAGAGGGAGGGGGATGACACACACGACGCTGGACATCGCAGGGAGCTCAACGCTGAAGCAGTTTGTCATTCCCAAGAAAAGACGGCCACCAGGGACAAGTAAAAAAGAAATCACCTAACTAAACTACGCACCACTATGACAGACTACACATCAAAACGAATTTGATTAATTTATCAGAGAGATTAAATGATAATAACCAATACTGCTTTCATCATGTTTACTTACAAAACAAAATAACAGAATTCCATAATCTTTATCATTGCCGCACATTTTGCATTCATTCCTTAAAGGAATTTCTTCTATTGAACAGCAGTGTTGTCTGTTTGTCACACAGCAGTATTCAGTATGGTTCTTATCACACAATCATATAAACGCAGATATCGCCACATAAGGAGCACAGGTGTTGCTCCCTCACTTTCACTTTGTGTACATTTTTTCCAGGCTTGCTTGAACCCTGCATGACAGAAAGTAGGGAATACTGCTGTATTCTGTCAATACTCAGCAACTCCAGACTAGATCAAACACCAGACTTCTTCTTGTCCTGGGAGTGCCACCGCGTGCAGCTGGTCAACAATGAAGAGCTTCTGAGGCAGTTTTTGGAAAAAAggtcaatataatttaaaaatcattcagtttttctttccattttttttctggactTAATATATGAATGAATATAGCATATTGCTCTGTGTGGCCTAAAGTGTACAAGTGAGTCCTGCTACAACGTGACTAACACGTTCCTGAAAAACCTTGTGTTCACTAAAATCACACACTAAAATACACATATCCAATGGGAAAAGCAGGATTAGGGGAATGTGACTGAAAAACATAGTAAATTATGCCAaacaaaatgaattaaattgggcaataatataattatatgcatattaaataaataattataaaactaaattaattaaaataaaaaaatattaaattattaaataacaaataataataatacatgaaTAAATTATATCATAAACATTTCCTATGGGTCTTATGAGTCTCACGAGAATTGCCCAGTAATCGCTTCAACCAAATGTGCCAAACTCGCTAATTGTCGATAGTCTCGCATCAGGAGAAATGATGGGCAAAACAactcttcatgaaccatttgctgtattttctgactccactaggtggtgctcttggtttattTTAGGGCATAGTTTGAGCCATTTTGAAGAGATAgggccatctagtggggtcagaaaatacagcaaacggTTCATACAGTGTCATTTTAGCTGCCATTAGTCGGCAGTAGTGAGTCAcggccaccatgcagctgggcacgcacacagcacaaacacaATGGTATACAgtatgcggaggggcaccatgcagcCGGTCACgcacacagcacaaacacaatggattacggtatgcggaggggcaccatgaaACTGCGCACAGCACAAACACAAtgtggaggggcaccatgcacCATGACATAAATCTGAAAGCCTTCGAAAAAATTGTGTCTAGGTTGAACAGGATAATTGAAGGCAACAGTAGTCTTGTTAACTGAGATTTATCATTTGATCAGGTCTGAGATGCGTTCAAGGGGGAGACAGACCAGAGAAATGGAAGAGTGGTTCTGTTTTTTAGCCGTGTCAGCCAAAGACGTCGAACATATTTGTCAGCAGGGATTGAAGGTTGACGGCTCTGGAAAGCACACGCTGGGAAACCCAGAGCATGGAGTGTATCTGTACAGACATGTAGATGTTGCCCTAAGAAGCAGCACCTACACAAACCTTATCATCTTTAAGGTGAATAGCACACGCAGACCACACACAATAATACTTCaaagaatgtaaaaaaaattgtgCCTTTaaaatgttgttgtttttatttcaaGGTAATTGTTGGCAAGGTGAAAAGAGTCCCACCAAGT contains these protein-coding regions:
- the LOC125746378 gene encoding protein TASOR, which translates into the protein MKTADRGRGMTHTTLDIAGSSTLKQFVIPKKRRPPGTSLLEPCMTESREYCCILSILSNSRLDQTPDFFLSWECHRVQLVNNEELLRQFLEKRSEMRSRGRQTREMEEWFCFLAVSAKDVEHICQQGLKVDGSGKHTLGNPEHGVYLYRHVDVALRSSTYTNLIIFKVIVGKVKRVPPSLGKNSFQDPTIHYDCYISKDPTGPKDTLLQQALGSSVFAFDYNENQELTPRPRQCLPYAVVSVVPIRNTFSAASKSIMASPSKNPSTEMLLGTSEKGFQCFIISLMIRMLIQPLFSTAPQKRMLVDFFPTTFVKPS